AGAAAGAAGGGCGACGGCATGCCCACGTTGTCTGGTCGCGGATAGATCCGGAATCCATGACTGCACGCACTCAACCTTTCTATAAAAACAGGCTTATGGATGTATCGAGAATTCTATATTTGGAAAATGAGTGGGACTTGCCTAAGGGCCTGATTGATCGATCCATGCGCAATCCTCTCAATATGAGCCGCGAAGAATGGCAACAGGCCAAACGCACGAAACAAGACCCTCGTTTGGTAAAGGCAATGTTCCGGGAATGCTGGCGCTCATCAGATTCTGAACAGGCGTTAGTATCAGCACTCAAGGAACGTGGATATACGTTGGCACGCGGCGATCGTCGCGGTGTCGTCGCGGTTGATTTTAGGGGCGAAGTTTTAGCCTTGGCACGCTACGCCGACGTCAAATCCAAGGATATCAAAGACCGCATTCCGGAGCCCGAGAAGCGACCGTCTGTTGATCAGGCAAAGGCCCAAATCGCGGTTCGTATGACTGAGCAACTTAATCGCTATATCAAAGAGGCAGAGTCGGGCCATCGTCGCATCTCTCCGTCACTTGAAATGCGGCGACAAAGGTTGGTTGAGAGGCAGAAGGCCGAACGAAAGCAGATTGCGGATCAGCATAAAGCCCGACAGGTTGAAGAAACATGCGAGCGCGCTGCGCGTCTTCCCAAGGGGCTTGGCGGCCTCTGGAACCGAAAAACTGGGAAGTACGGTAAGATACGGAGCCCAAATGAATATGAGGCGCAGAAAGCCGATTTTCGGGACCGCGCTGAAAAGGATGACTTGATCGCTGGACAGCTTGAGGAGCGGTAGAATTTGCAAAAATCAATTCTGCAGGCGCGTACCGAACGCAACACTGAGCTTAGTGAACTTAATGCAGAAATTTCCGCGTATTTAGAAATGGATGGGCTAAACCCATCTTCAGAAAAGTCGCAGGGGCAGAATTCCAGACAACAGACTGGCCGCAAGGAGGGACGATCAACAGTTGCTCGAAATGGTCCAAGCAACGACCTTCAACGGTAGTGCGTGTATAACAGACTTGCTTTAGTCACTAATTGTCAGGGCAGTTGTCTGTCTCACTCTTTTCGGCGTCTGTGCTTGGTGGTTCTATGAGCACTGAGAAATAGGACAGTGATTGAGCGACTAAATCTAGGATCACTCCATAAGCAGTAGGGAGATCAAAGTCAGCTGCCAACCCAAGACGGCTTGCAGAACTAGTAATCAACTGGCTCTTTCTACTGCCGGATGTAAGGTGAGAATAAGCGATACGCAGATCGTAAAGTACGTAGAACGGCATAAGCATATTGCTAACTTTTCCGGACCCGTCGAACGTCTCCAACAATGCTTGTAATCTCTTTAAGGAACCGGAACCGGCTGAAGTTGCTCCAAGACTTTTCACGACTTGATTTAGCACGCCGTTGTCTAATGTCTCAAGGAAGATGCGGTTAAGGCTGTCGAATACGTACCGCCGCTCTTTCTCGGTGTCGATCACGGGTGGCGTCAGAGCTGCAATCGTTTCGATTAGCTCTGTATCAAGATGCGCTAACTTGACGCCAAATTTCTTATCAAAGGCCCCTATAAATTTCGACCGAGCTTCAAGGACAATTTTCTCTTTGGTCAGTTCGGTGAATTTGCATTCGATTTGGCCGTCATAAAAGTCACTCCCCAGAGAGTGATCCGATTCTACATTTTCAGAGCGGAGATAAAACTGCTCAGCCTCGGGTAACTTGGCGACATCTCCTAGCCACATAACAATCCTCCCAAATCGGTTGATGCCGAACGGAATCGCGTAAGTGGCAGCCTCAATCTCTCCATATGCCGGAGACGCAAAAGTGACGCGATAATCAGGAGAATTATCGTACTTGATTAGAACAGCCTTGTTAAAAAACAAGGGAGAAAGAAAGCCTACATTTTGCTTCCTATAGAGGCCAGGGAGGTAAAAATAGTCATCGGCATCAATGAGAAATGGAACATTCGAAAACTTATAATCAACTTCCTTTTTGTTCCGGACGACAGTCACACGATCTGATCCTGCCTTGGTCGCCTGTTCATGCAAATAAATGATCGCGAACCGCGAGTCATCGGGTAAGTACTCTTTATCGCAGTCTTCGCAATGCAGAGTTGGTAACCCTTTTATGCTTATATTTATGCCACTGACACTTTCGGAAAAGTGGCTAAATCTCATATCCATGCTTGCTTCACAGTTTTCGCAATATAATGACTGAGGCCTTCCACCCGCTGGATAAATTTCAGACAAATCCATTAGCTATACCCACTTTCAATGACCTTCCTTTGCATTCACCAAAGGCAAAGTTGGCAGGAGAGCGTCAATCGCGGTCCTGACGTCTTCCAGCATTGGCAGTGCATCTTTTTCGCTCTTCCATAGAGCCAAGAAATCGCTGGTCATTTCGCGTGCGGTCTCAAGAACCAGTTTTTCTGGTAATGCAGCTTTGCCAGCTAGGTGTGAAATCTCATCTTCGTCAAAATCAGCGAACTCTCTATTACGGCTATAATTCAGAGCGAAGTTGTCCCCCTTGATGTACGGCACCGTTGAGACAAAATCGTAGGCCGGAGAAAGGGCTGCATTCCGTCTATCTGGATAGATCAATGACCAGTTTTTGAGATGCATGTCACCGTTACCAACCAACGTGCTAAACGTCAGGCGACGGATGAATTCTCGGATATCTTCATCAGAGCCTTCTGCACCTATAACAGAAGCGATGTTACGCATGCTGGCTTTCTTGTACTTATTTTCGCCATAGACGCCGAAGACTTGTGCGAAGTCTTCGATGTGTACCCGCTCGCCACTTGGAAGGCGGTCAAAGCGTTCGATAACGAATGCCTTGCTTCCGAAACGATCCGTTCCGTCTGGCAGGTTTGTAATACTATCGATATCAACGAGATCAATCCTCGGCACATCCATACCAAGCTTACTAGCAAGCTTCATCATTGAGAATTCATTCTCAGGAACACCGAGATATTCCCGCGAAGGAAGCTTGACGATCCAGTCGCCGCCAACACCGGAAGCCGGAATGGTTAAGCCGCCGCTGGCACTTTCGATAGCGGAGAATTTCAATTGAACACCTGCGAGCGAAAACCGAAGCATGTTTTCATGAGGTGCGCGCTTTTCGTCATCGCCTTCATCTGCAGCCTCAGGAGGCCAAATTTCTCCGTCGGCTGGTGTGATTGTAATTGCCCCAGGAAGGTCTCGGCCCAACGCCCAAAGCAAGAAAAATTCCCGCTCAGAATTCACCCCTGCGAGCTCAGCCAAGTATTTACGCAGATGCCCCTCTGGCAAGAGGTTAGAGAAGAACGGCATGATCTGCTTTTGGACAGGGCGAAAATCAGTGCGCAGTTCGCCAAATTGATCCATGAACGATAACCCCAGCGTTGGGCGTTCGGGGTCATTGATATACTCTTCATTGAAAGCAAACAGGGTTCGATCCCCTGCAACGCGTGTTAGGGTTCCAATTGGCTTGCCGTAGAGCTCGACATTTAGGACAGATACATCAGCCATCACTATCCTCCTCATCTAAGCTGTAGGCAGGCTTGCTGCGCGGTGGTTCAATCATGTGGGTTGGAACTTGATGCACCAGTGCATTGCGGATTTTCTGAGCTTGCTTTGCAGCTTTTTGAATTTCGTCAAGCCCTCCCGAGCTTTGGATGTTCTCTATAGTGGCTCTAAATTGCTTAAGAGCACCTGCTTCCTGTAGGGTACTGCGGAATTTGTTGATTTCCTCAAAGTTCTTTTTAAGCGCGTGTAGAGCAGAATGTTTCTGTAATGCCTCAGGAAGTGCGCCAAGTGCACGTTGCGCGCGTACCAGTTCACGAAGAGCATCGTTATTCGCTCCTGCGCTGTGCTGACTAGTGCTACGAGTGATTGATCTGACTGCCGGCGCAGCTTTTCGTGGGATCATGGCAAGCTCAAGATCAAGCGCGTGGGCAAGCGCTGCGAGGCTTGATAGTCGAAGATCAACAGCGTTACTTTCAATCTTGGAGATATGCGATTGAGGCACACCAGAACGAGCGCTAAGCTCTCTCTGGCTCAACCCTTTGTTTTCACGCGCTTCCTTGAGGGAAGCTGCAATGTGTTCACTCGCATAGCTCATCACTTGATCTACCTTAACATATCAGGATCATCCCTTGATATATAATAGCATATCATGCAAACAGCTCTCTTGGCAAATTCTGATCTGCTATTACATATCTTAAAGCACAACTGATCTATAAAATTAGATCGACGAATGCAAGCGCCGGGTCGCGCCGGCATGAAGCTTCGCGCCACTGAAAAATAGAATCCATTAAAAAAAGGAAGAAATCTAGGTCGCACTTGCTCTACGGGCCTCGTTCTCTCATGCGTAGACTAACCGAAAACTGTGCTTGTTAGCTCTACAAACTGAGGGTCTGCAAAGTTGGCTTGCTCGACATTTTCAAAATGAAAAACGAAGTGCTCAGCCTCAGTCGTTGTTGCGTGAATATGTGGCTTTAATTCGTTGATGAACTCTGACCCAGATCCGATAATAATTGGTATCATGTTGACGAAGATCCGATCATGTTCATAACCCTCACGTGCGGCAAAATTTTCAATGATTTCTGCGCTGATACGGTCTCGTATCAACTCCCTAGACCCCGTTCGCAACCTGCTGTCACGACTTGGCATATATTGAGCCGCAGAAACTGAAAAGATAGTAAGATATGTCTATTCGCCGCTCAAATAGCTGGCGGGATGTTCTGCGTAAAAACAGTACTATTTCGTCGGAGAACAAGCTTCGAGAGCTCGTAGGCTATCTCGCGCGACGCGCTGCCGAAGAAGATTTTGAAGACTTGCTTCAGCGTCAAGGACGCACGAAATTCAAAGGACAACACACAACAGACTAGAGAACTTCATGACCAAAGTCGCCATTTATGCTCGATACTCCAGTGACCTCCAGAGTCAGGCCTCGATTGAGGACCAGATCAGGTTGTGCGAAGAGCGTGCGCAGGCAAATGGTCATACCGTCGTGCAGTGCTATACGGATCACGCGACTTCTGGCGCTTCCTTGATGCGTCCGGGAATTCAAATGCTTATGCAAGATGCCGCCGCGGGGGATTTTTCGATTGTAATGTCGGAGGCTCTTGATCGCATCTCACGGGACCAAGAAGACATAGCAGCGGTGCTCAAACGTCTTAGCTTTGCGGGTATACAGATTTGCACTTTATCAGAAGGTGAAATCTCGCAGCTGCACATTGGGCTTAAGGGCACGATGAATGCCCTGTTCCTAAAAGATCTCGCCAACAAAACCCGGCGAGGGCTACGTGGACGCGTGGAGAAAGGTCGATCTGGTGGTAGGAAATGCTATGGCTACGACTCCGTTCAAGGTGAAGAGCGGGGTAAACGCATCATCAATATCCCTGATGCAGCTGTTGTGAAACGCATCTTTGAAGAATACGCAGCTGGTAAATCACCTAAGGCAATAGCCTTCCAACTCAACAAAGAAGGCGTATCAGGTCCGACAGGTAAAGGCTGGGGGCAAAGCACCATTAACGGTAGCAGGCAGCGCGGTACAGGCTTTCTTAACAACGAGCTATATGTTGGACGGCTTGTCTGGAACCGGCTTCGCTACGTCAAAGATCCTGAGACAGGAAAACGTGTTTCTAGACTGAACCCAGAGGATCAATGGATCATAAAAGATGTTCCCGAATTACGGATCATCGAGGAGCAACTCTGGGAAAAAGTCAAAGAACGTCAATCATCTCTTAATAAACCAGGCAAACCCTTTTGGGCAAAGCAGCGGCCCAAAAACCTATTCTCGGGCCTTGTGAAGTGTGGGGCTTGTGGCGGTGGTTACTCAATGATCTCTCAGACGCATATGGGTTGTTCAAGTGCCCGCAACAAAGGAACATGTTCCAACCGTCTAGGAATCCAACGAGAGAAGCTTGAGGTCGATATCCTGACAGCTCTCGAAGACCATCTTATGGACCCTGAACTTTGTGCGCTGTTTTGTGATGAGTACACAAAAAGCTGCCCGTCATCCATGACAAGCACTTTCAAGGCGGTGTCGACAAATATATGCGGATGCGCCTTCGCAGCACAGGGAGCCATTGTGATGGCAGCAAGGGCAAGACTGTTCAGTTTCATGCTGTGATCTGTAGGGTGCAGATCGTTTCTGGGCAAGCAATGACCACAATGGCCTGGAGCTTGCATGCATTGCACGCGGATCGATTTCTGGATTTGGTTCACCTTGGTGGTCTTGATCATGCCGCGTCGGGGGAGTGGCTGTGGGTTTGTTCTAAGCCACCACCGCGGGTCCCCTGACGGCATCCGCGCGGTGTTTTGTTGTTGGAGCCGACTGCCGTTGTTTTGTTGTCTGAGCTTTCAGTGGTTGGGTCCAAATGCAAACAGCCCCGCTGGAGCGGGGCGTAAGATGTGGTATCGTTGTTTTAAGTTGGTTGCGGGAGTAGGATTTGAACCTACGACCTTCAGGTTATGAGCCTGATGAGGTGAGACCGTTAATCAAACAGTCCGGGGGACTGTTTGTAGGTCGAACGGGCTGTTGCGATCTTGAATTTGGTTGCGGGAGCAGGATTTGAACCTGCGACCTTCAGGTTATGAGCCTGATGAGGTGAGACCGTTAATCAAACAGTCCGGGGGACTGTTTGTAGGTCGAACGGGCTGTTGCGATCTTGAATTTGGTTGCGGGAGCAGGATTTGAACCTGCGACCTTCAGGTTATGAGCCTGACGAGCTACCGGGCTGCTCCATCCCGCGACAGGGTTTGTAACCGGTTATATTTAATATTTATCGTTGTTTGAGGATTTTTCTAGGTTTGGCGGTGCCCTACTCTCCCACACCTTAAGATGCAGTACCATCGGCGCAACAGTGCTTAACTTCCGGGTTCGGGATGGGACCGGGTGTTTCACTTGCGCTATGACCACCAAACCGAGGAAAATCCTCGATTTGAGATACACGCCGTGTTTGCATGGCAAATCACGGCGAGTGGAGACAGTGTCTTTGCGAAGCAAAGGCGCGTTCCCACATCAACATGTTATTCAAGTCAGTTCGTCTGATACGTATTCGATTTCGTTTCGAATACGGTTGGAATGTATGCTTTGATTGTCGTTCACTTAAGTCTGACATAGTCAGTCTGTCTATTACTGGATCAAATCAAGCCTATCGGGCAATTAGTACCAGTCAACTGAACGTGTTACCACGCTTACATCTCTGGCCTATCGACGAGGTGGTCTACCTCGGCCCTCAGGGATACCTTGTTTTGAGGGGGCTTCCCGCTTAGATGCCTTCAGCGGTTATCCTGTCCGAACATAGCTACCCAGCACTGCCGTTGGCACGACAACTGGTCCACCAGTGGTTCGTTCACCCCGGTCCTCTCGTACTAGGGGCAACTCCTCTCAAGTATCCTACACCCACGGCAGATAGGGACCGAACTGTCTCACGACGTTCTAAACCCAGCTCACGTACCTCTTTAAACGGCGAACAGCCGTACCCTTGGGACCTGCTCCAGCCCCAGGATGAGATGAGCCGACATCGAGGTGCCAAACACTGCCGTCGATATGGACTCTTGGGCAGTATCAGCCTGTTATCCCCGGCGTACCTTTTATCCGTTGAGCGATGGCCCTTCCACTCGGGACCACCGGATCACTATGACCGACTTTCGTCTCTGCTCGACTTGTCAGTCTCGCAGTCAGGCTGGCTTCTGCCATTGCACTCAACGACCGATTTCCGACCGGTCTGAGCCAACCTTCGCGCGCCTCCGTTACGCTTTAGGAGGCGACCGCCCCAGTCAAACTACCCGCCACACAGGGTCCCGGATCCAGATAATGGACCGCGGTTAGACATCAAGCAGAGCAAGGGTGGTATCTCAAGGAGGCTCCACCAAAACTAGCGTTTTGGTTTCGAAGCCCACCACCTATCCTGCACATGCTCGGCCTAATGCCAATGTGAAGCTGTAGTAAAGGTGCACGGGGTCTTTCCGTCTAACCGCGGGAAGCCTGCATCTTGACAGGCAATTCAATTTCGCTGAGTCTATGTTGGAGACAGCGGGGAAGTCGTTACGCCATTCGTGCAGGTCGGAACTTACCCGACAAGGAATTTCGCTACCTTAGGACCGTTATAGTTACGGCCGCCGTTTACCTGGGCTTCAATTCAGAGCTCTCACCCCTCCTTTTAACCTTCAGGCACCGGGCAGGCGTCAGACCCTATACGTCGTCTTACGACTTCGCAGAGCCCTGTGTTTTTAATAAACAGTCGCCACCCCCTGGTTTGTGCCCCAGCTCCCACTTGCGTAGAAACCGGGCCTCCTTCTCGCGAACTTACGGAGGTATTTTGCCGAGTTCCTTCAACATAGTTCTCTCAAGCGCCTTGGTATTCTCTACCTATCCACCTGTGTCGGTTTAGGGTACGATCTCATGGAAGGGCTATTTCCAGGGACCTCTCAGCAGCCCATTCAATCCAATAAGGATGAACTACCTTCGAGATCCGTCACCACTTCCTGGCCCAGGAATATTAACCTGGTTCCCATCGACTACGCCTTTCGGCCTCGCCTTAGGGGTCGGCTTACCCTGCTCAGATTAGCTTTAAGCAGGAACCCTTGGATTTTCGGCGAGAGTGTCTCTCACACTCTTTGTCGCTACTCATGTCATCATTCTCACTAGTGATCTCTCCACCAGATGGCTCACGCCCCGGCTTCATCGAAAGATCCGGTCCTCCAAGGTGCCACACGGAACTGGTCCGGGGACACTAAAGAGGATAGGATCTATGTCACACTACGCTCTGCTACCATGCACTATGTGCATCCTCGGCTTCGGCTCATGGCTTGAGCCCCGTTACATCTTCGCCGCAGGACAACTTAATTAGACCAGTGAGCTGTTACGCTATCTTTAAAGGATGGCTGCTTCTAAGCCAACCTCCTGGTTGTTTTGGTCGTCCCACCTGCTTTCCCACTTAGCCATGAATTAGGGGCCTTAGCCGGAGGTCAGGGTTGTTTCCCTCTTCACTACGGACGTTAGCATCCGCAGTGTGTCTGCCGTCTAGTACTCCCGGGTATTCGGAGTTTGGTTAGGGTCAGTAAGGCTGTATGCCCCCATTGCCCATCCAGTGCTCTACCCCCGGGGTATTCGGACGACGCTCTACCTAAATAGATTTCGCAGAGAACCAGCTATCTCCGAGTTTGATTGGCCTTTCACCCCTAGGCACAGCTCATCCCGATCTTTTTCAACAGATGTGGGTTCGGTCCTCCAGTGCATGTTACTGCACCTTCAACCTGGCCATGCCTAGATCACTCGGTTTCGGGTCTGATCCCACAAACTCATTCGCCCTATTAAGACTCGCTTTCGCTGCGCCTACACCTAACGGCTTAAGCTTGCTTGTGAGACCAAGTCGATGACCCATTATACAAAGGTACGCTGTCAGGCCGCAAGGACCCTCCAACTGATTGTAGGCGTTCGGTTTCAGGTACTGTTTCACTCCCCTCGTCGGGGTGCTTTTCACCTTTCCCTCACGGTACTGGTTCACTATCGGTCAGTAAGGAGTACTTAGCCTTCGAAGGTGGTCCTCCGATCTTCAGACAGAATTTCACGTGTTCCGCCCTACTTAATACGTCCATCAAAGCTTAGAATACGGGACTATCACCCGCTATGGTCATGCTTCCCAACATGTTCTTCTCACTCATCTGGCTCGGCTGGTCCCCGTTCGCT
This portion of the Parasedimentitalea marina genome encodes:
- a CDS encoding type II toxin-antitoxin system HipA family toxin, with amino-acid sequence MADVSVLNVELYGKPIGTLTRVAGDRTLFAFNEEYINDPERPTLGLSFMDQFGELRTDFRPVQKQIMPFFSNLLPEGHLRKYLAELAGVNSEREFFLLWALGRDLPGAITITPADGEIWPPEAADEGDDEKRAPHENMLRFSLAGVQLKFSAIESASGGLTIPASGVGGDWIVKLPSREYLGVPENEFSMMKLASKLGMDVPRIDLVDIDSITNLPDGTDRFGSKAFVIERFDRLPSGERVHIEDFAQVFGVYGENKYKKASMRNIASVIGAEGSDEDIREFIRRLTFSTLVGNGDMHLKNWSLIYPDRRNAALSPAYDFVSTVPYIKGDNFALNYSRNREFADFDEDEISHLAGKAALPEKLVLETAREMTSDFLALWKSEKDALPMLEDVRTAIDALLPTLPLVNAKEGH
- a CDS encoding helix-turn-helix domain-containing protein, translated to MSYASEHIAASLKEARENKGLSQRELSARSGVPQSHISKIESNAVDLRLSSLAALAHALDLELAMIPRKAAPAVRSITRSTSQHSAGANNDALRELVRAQRALGALPEALQKHSALHALKKNFEEINKFRSTLQEAGALKQFRATIENIQSSGGLDEIQKAAKQAQKIRNALVHQVPTHMIEPPRSKPAYSLDEEDSDG
- a CDS encoding relaxase/mobilization nuclease domain-containing protein, which codes for MILKASQRGNPGQLSKHLLNSHDNEHVELYEVRGFMAEDLETALSEAEAISKGTRCKKFLFSLSLSPPEKEVVSIEAFEAAIEMTEQNLGLDNQPRAIVFHEKEGRRHAHVVWSRIDPESMTARTQPFYKNRLMDVSRILYLENEWDLPKGLIDRSMRNPLNMSREEWQQAKRTKQDPRLVKAMFRECWRSSDSEQALVSALKERGYTLARGDRRGVVAVDFRGEVLALARYADVKSKDIKDRIPEPEKRPSVDQAKAQIAVRMTEQLNRYIKEAESGHRRISPSLEMRRQRLVERQKAERKQIADQHKARQVEETCERAARLPKGLGGLWNRKTGKYGKIRSPNEYEAQKADFRDRAEKDDLIAGQLEER
- a CDS encoding recombinase family protein; the encoded protein is MTKVAIYARYSSDLQSQASIEDQIRLCEERAQANGHTVVQCYTDHATSGASLMRPGIQMLMQDAAAGDFSIVMSEALDRISRDQEDIAAVLKRLSFAGIQICTLSEGEISQLHIGLKGTMNALFLKDLANKTRRGLRGRVEKGRSGGRKCYGYDSVQGEERGKRIINIPDAAVVKRIFEEYAAGKSPKAIAFQLNKEGVSGPTGKGWGQSTINGSRQRGTGFLNNELYVGRLVWNRLRYVKDPETGKRVSRLNPEDQWIIKDVPELRIIEEQLWEKVKERQSSLNKPGKPFWAKQRPKNLFSGLVKCGACGGGYSMISQTHMGCSSARNKGTCSNRLGIQREKLEVDILTALEDHLMDPELCALFCDEYTKSCPSSMTSTFKAVSTNICGCAFAAQGAIVMAARARLFSFML